In the Paraburkholderia acidisoli genome, one interval contains:
- a CDS encoding CBS domain-containing protein has product MQASDIMTTEVISTRPDTSVFEAATLLAEHHISGYPVIFAQM; this is encoded by the coding sequence ATGCAAGCATCGGACATCATGACCACCGAAGTCATCAGCACGCGTCCTGATACGTCGGTATTCGAAGCGGCAACGCTGCTCGCCGAACATCACATTAGCGGTTACCCGGTGATCTTTGCGCAGATGTGA